CATTTAAGGCAATATAAGAAATTATAATTTAGGGAATTAACAGAATCGTGAATTGAAAAAGACAAGTATTTTGACATCAAAGGTGAGGCAGACATTTTATGCAATAAATAATTTCAAACTCAACAGTGAGCAAGCCAACACTAAAGCATTTAGATTAAATGGCACGGATGGTTTAGGCAATTTAGAATAAATGATGACTTCATGATAAACATTCTGTGGCAAAGCTTTTTCTTTATCCCCGCAAAACAGATGAGTGTCCAGGAATATGAAATGATTCAGGATGTGGATGATAAGACTTGCCTTCGTAAGTACCGCAAGCAAAGCATGCTGGAGATGTACGATCAGGTCAACGTTGGCCCTCAGTTTGGGATTTTCTACGAGCTTGAGAATGGGGAGCAATTTTTGGAAGTGATTGAAAAAGAACTGAAAAACACTATGGTGATGGTAAACGTTTATgaagatggagtcaagggatgcgAGTCCTTGATCAATTGCTTAACATGCCTTGCTTTGGAATATCCCACGGTTAAATTCTGTAAAATAAAGGCCTCCAACACTGGAGCTCGTGACCGCTTCTCTGACCATATTCTACCAGCATTACTGGTATATAAGGCAGCAGAGCTAATTGGCAACTTTCTTCACATCACTGAACAGCTAGGTGAAGAATTCTTTGCGGTGGATGTTGAAACCTTTCTAAATGAATATGGTCTTTTGCCAGGAAAAGAGTTTAGCGCTTGTGAAAATGCCAGTGATGGTAGTGATGTAGATATCGAATAAATACTAGTACAAGAGGGCCCCAACTCAGATCAGTTTCAGGCACATAGAAGTTAAAAAAGATCCTAATGCACACTTGGCTACACACGATATTCCTTTGCCTCGATGACTCATTCATTTCCATACATGGATTAGCAAGTTTGTATACTAACTAGTTAGAAGAAGCCACAGATCAGAGTTACTCGAGCTTGATCGAATGTACAATAATATTACCAGAGTTTATCCCTACCTCTTCTCACTATTCACCCTGTAATCCAAAGATCTAATTTCCCCAGCTTTAAATATGCATGACTCAATACGCTATGTTTTCTGGAGTAGAAAATTCAGAACTCTGGGAGAAAATGACGTAATCTCAATTTTGTCAATGGCTTATTTTGAGATTGTGCCCATGTGCGCGCTTCCCTTTTCCTttctacttcattattcatcaATAGTTAAATGAGAAAATTAAATTAGTTTCTATCGCCTAGTGTTATGTATTGTTATTCCACACAACATTCACAACATTGATGAAAATATTCTAGATTTTGCTTATGTTCAGGTATGCAAAGACAGCAAAGATTTGTTCCAGCCAAAAGGCAATGGTTACACTACAAAACAGACCATCTAATTGAACTTGTGTGAGCCTTCCCCCGCTTTCTGTGTAGATTCTAGAaagtagaaacattgaaaataggactTGTTTAGTCCTCTGAGCCTGTTCTGCCACTCAGTACAATCATGGCAGGCCATCTATTCCAATAAACCTTTCCCACTCTCTTCCCATATCCTTTAATGGGGAAGCTTAaactataaaactttggttatccAAAGTAAATCTTTAAGATGTAAAATTGAGTGCAAATGCTCTCTCTCTGGCTTGGCCATTATGAGTCTTCTGAGAATTATATCTTTAAACTAGTTAAACACCCTGTGCAAGTAGATAAGACCAAAGGTATTTTATGTTCTGTGTAACAATGCTTGGGCACATTGTAACACTACTTGTTTGTACTGTTTTGATGGCATATACGCTGCTGTGGAAAATTCCCAAAGGATTTAGATTTCTCAAATCTGTCAAAAAAGCTTCAGGAATCTGTGAACGAGACAGAAAACCTCAAGTTTAAACTCTTGGGGGTAGAAATCTGTCTTTGTCAATTGCATAAAGTTGTTATTATTGTTTCAGCTGCACAAGAAGCTGATATTTAATTCCACTGACTTGAATGGAAATAAATCATCAGAAATTGCAATCCTGAGTTGTCAATCCCTTAGCCTTCAATCTGCACCACTGTCCAAGACACTCCTTGCCCTTGGTCTCATCAGTGAAAATTTAAATTTGATCAATGGCAATGTCTTgtaatttggaaaaaaaaaatggaaatacAGGTGCTGATGTGGAGTGGATTCTACTGAATTCGTTACTCTCACAGTAATATATTGGTCAATATTACCCGAGTATAAACTTTGTTCTGCTCTGTCCCCACCATTATTGCCTGCCTCTATGGTCATATCACAGCTGTCAACTAAGACATTGGCTAGTTTTATTACCAGTGCCCTAGTTTAAATTATGTTATAGAAACCTGTATGAATAGACTTAAAAAGATTATAATCATTACTGTATATTTTACTGCTTCTTGGGGTATTGTTATACAAAGACAGAATTCAGTGTATATCAGTGAGtaagaaatttgaaataaattgaAATAGTATATGTGGGAAACATTTCTTATATAATCTGATAAAGTGGGCAGATATCTTTGACCAAATACTAAAATCCACACCCTTTGTAGATATCTACCAAAGAAACAATATCCTTTGTTATAAATGCTCTCCCACCCTAAATATTTCCAAACATTTCTCATTTTTATGTTGCACAAGTGTAATTGCATAAAAGTATTACCATTATAGGAAATATTTGTGaagtttatttttttgcacattAAAAGTTATCAATTTACAATAGTAATATAATAAAGATGAAACCTTCATAAGTAGATGCCTGAATTATTTTCTTCCAAGAAGCTCATGATGAAGAAATATAACATGGGTTGATACTAAAGACACTATGAGGTGAGGAATTACTCAAGTTCATACCTGTAATCCAATGAAGACAGTGTACTTATGTTTCAGAATCAAACTAAATTAACTTTGACTTTAGTTACTCCAGATGCACCAAATAACATTTCTCATTTTTATGTTGCTGTCCTAGTTTTGTCCTGTAGTGGAATCCAACCTTAATTAGATCAGCAATGGAGTAAAAACTCATGAGTTCTCAGCACGCAAATAGAATGCTGGTCAGAGATGGAATTATAGACTCACAGTGTGGAAATGGCCCTTTTGGTCCAATATgtccatgatgaccaagatgcTTCATCCGAGCTAGACTCATCTGCCTGTGAATGGCCCATTTCACTTTAAAACTTTCCTACCATATagccatccaaatgtcttttaaattgtgttattgtacttgccttaaCTGCTTAATCGAGAAGCTTgatccatatatccaccatcctgtgtgaaaagattaccctcgggctcctattaaatcttcccaccccctcctcacaAATGTGACCTCATCAACGCTGTGATCCACAGCAACATAATGTTCCATCTTCTGTATTAAATTTGCTGatggatgaaggccagcatgtctTCCTCATTACCCTATTTTCCTGCGACGCGCTTTAAGGGAACTCTGTGttagtactcctagatccctctgctctatcagACTTCACAGTGAACAGTGGGGCCCTGGGAATTTCTAGCACCGATTTGTATTTCCAAAACCCAATACGTCTGATTATCTGAATGAAACTCAATTTCATATTtctcggcccacttgcccaactaatcaagatacttctgtaattcttgataaccatatgTACTATTTATACCATTTATTTTAGTAATCTGCAAAATTACTAATGATGGTTtgtacattgtcatccaaatcgttCAGATAGAGGACAAACATCAATGGGCTCAGCACTaacccctgaggcacaccacgtcACAGGTCTCCAGGCCCATATACAACCTTCTGCCACCATCCTGTTTCTTATCTATCTTTttaatattactaaaactctcatcgtgtcctcttccggtttgcgttttttttttaatttacgcaTAAACAGTAccatatatcgctaggattttttcgccaccttactcaacgttctcctctgctccaagtgcaccaagttttgttccgatcgatgaaatattagaaaagttaaaaaaatcgtgagatcagcagattggtcttctcgcctgtcagtcaccatgaagttaacgccccttctggcacctgcggagaataaagccccggaggcgggGCCGAGTCCGTAAGCAGCGTGTGGGCTGCTTCTGCGGCAACCAGCACGACGAGCCGGGAGTAACtaagttgaaccggaagcctctgagtgaagtcggagtgggaccgggagTTGCTGCATGAGGCCGAAAGCTGTAGTTGCGGGGTGAGCAGATTGAGAGCTGTGTCTGCTGTGACCAAACCCCCCCTTCTCCCaaacccctccccacacccccctccacacCTTCCCCCTcatccacacccccccttccccacataccccattcccccctccccccacatcatgCTCTCCCCCCACTTCCACCCCCGTACCCACAaacacctcttctcccctcccacacatgaagaggaagggaatcagaatcagaatagtactttatttgccaagtatgttttgcaacatacgaggcatttcatttgccaagtcagtcatacaaataaaaagcaccaATCacgcaaaacacattttaacatgaacacccaccacagtgactcctacacattcctcactgtgatggaaggcaaaataaagttaaagtcccttccctttgttctcccatagttgacaggacgatcttgacttCCGGAGCCGGCGTcttttgggccctccgcgtcgaggcgatcagctcctgcatcggggggggatgtCACACAATAGGTtccacttaagcccctgtcccacttgggcgacctaaacagcaacctctggcgaccttgcccgctgcaaggtcgccacgaggtcacaggaggttttgggcactcgcctggaaatcctcgagctggatcgactggccgcgttgaaaccgcgagctggattgaccgaagagtgagctgcatctacagaccgcacacacacacacaaacacatcgcaaaggtgggggccatggagggcaggggggagcgctgtttgcgcgatgaagaggaaggtaaacggctgccagagcacggtaagtcctttagagagcgtggggggggggggggggggggggggggggaaggagaaggagtggagacagtttttaagaagtttaataaagtttagcgggtattttacctaccggtgggtcttctaggtcgtgaaacttcaatgagccaatcaaaatggctggtcagcgaaggagattgccttcgactgcctgtaagtaattaGCGGCCCGGCCCCACTGGCTTTGactaaacggcaacctatttttggtcgaggccggttttaaacatgatggAAAAAAATCAGCGAACTCAATGTAGCCTCGACCATGCGgataccactttcgaccattagggagagtgaccgaaACCTCCTGCGACCTTGCAGTGACCATGGGTTGCGGGCAAGGTTGCCAGAGGTGGCtgtttaggtcgcccaagtgggacaggggctttagtctaGTTATTAAGTTAATTCTGTGCCGTcagctagctctccttggatcccatgcaatctaactctgcagagcagcctaccatgcggaacgcaTAGAAGGCATGCTGAAGTTCATATAGACTAGACCCATGGTCTGTCCTTGTCAATTTTCTTgtttacttcctcaaaaaatcaaattcaaatgccagaggaggtagttgaagcaggtactataacagcatttcaaaGAGATGGTACATAGGTAGGAGaggcttagaaggatatgggccaaatgcagataagtgggactagcttagatgggacatggataaattgggccgaagggcctgttctgtgccaTATGACTTTGAAAAAAGGATTGTTTTTCACTGGAGCATTAGACTGCGAAGCAATTTTtccaagtatatcaaattatgatcaaatactagagggcatagctttaaggtgagagcagcaaagtttaaaaggagatttttttaaaacaatgaatggtaggtacctagaatgcactgccaggggcagTGATGGAAGCAGATGCAATACAAACATTTAGATCAGGTGCACAAATAAGCGGGAAATTAGGGTATACACCACATGCAGCTGATGTTCAGTTTAAGTTGGCATTATGGTCGGCACCGATGTAGTGACCTGAAGATCTGTTCCAGAGATGAGATTCATCACCACTTCCGATATATCATCAGATTCATTTGATCATCTGAGGAAAAATATCTAAAGATCAAGACTTCAAACTCAGGCCGTAGAAatgaaatactttattgtcacatgtgacaggcacagtgaaattgtttgcttgcatacccaaggtatgcaaatagtcggcaCATAAATGGCACTgacagttacaaagtacccccatgccaggtcctactttgttcttccccttcccccccaccccccccgcccatGGTGGTTCCCCCATGCCCTCGCCAACCCGCAAGGCTCCACCGCTGCCGCAAGGTTTCACTGACCCGTGAGGCTCCGTCAGCTGGAAGGTTCCATCGCTGCCGCGAGGCTCCGTCGACCCGCGAGGCTCGACTGACCCATGAGGTGCCGTCGTCCACGAGACTCCACTGCCGCCAAAAGGCACCGTCGGCCACGAGACTACACTGCCGCGAGACTCCACCGCTGCGAGGATCCGTCGGCCCCGAGACTCCACCGACCCAGACAGGCTTTGGCGCCCAGCTTGTCTGCGGCCTCCTAGGAGGCATCCACCAACATCATTGATTCCCATGTTCCTGTAGGTTTCAGACACACAGTTTACCCACACCAAGATGGCATCGGAGAAAGGGCAGATCGATGCCTATGAACGGGCTAGGAGCACACTTCCAGCACCTTCAAAAGTGCTCATAAAGTTTTGAGATCAGCTATGGGAAGCAAGTGATGGCAACCTTTGCACATGGAAGCATAGTGGTTGCTGTGGGAGGCGAGAGAAGGCGGCAGGTCGAAGTGTCAGTAGTGCAGTAGGCTGTTGGAGAGTCTACAGCAGCCGATGGATCACTTAAATCAAAGGTTGTTGGAGGACCCACAGAAATCGGACGTTCACGTAGATCAGGCGAccctttgtgtactgcctcagtagaaattttcttttcattttacacactacaatcattgcattcttaagggattagacaggctagatgcaagaaaaatgttcccgatgttcagggagtccagaaccaggtgatcacagtttaagaataagaggtggccatttagtactgagatgaggaaaaacttcttcacccagagttgtgaatcggtggaattctctgccacagagggcagtggaggccaattcattgcatatatttaagagagagttggatatagctcttaggggtaacggaatcaagggatatggggagaaagcaggaacagggtactgattttggatgatcagccatgatcatattgaatgtcggactggcatgaagggccgaatcctgcacctattttctgtttactTTGTATTATTGTGCTTTTGTTTAGTATCATAATTACTAGattgtttgcaaaacaaagcatttcactgtatctaggtacgtGTGATAATAAAGTACCAATTAAGAAACTATTAACATTGGCTGGATAAAAAAAATCATTATCAGTGTTCTCTCCCACCAACCAGCACAAATAGAGGTGCCAACTTCAATGAATAGGATAAATCACCCATATGCCCGACACCAAATTCagaaaaagaagggtctcaacccaaaacgtcatccaaagatgctgtctgtcccgctgagttactccagctttttgtgtctaaattcaAGAAATAGTTGCCTTATTCTGAGCTATGTCACGATGAGAGATTGCAAGGAGAAAATATTTTAAGAATGTTCCTGGAAAAATTGAAATATTGACTTTCACGCCAAAATAGTGAAAAAGCATCTGTGATAGCAGAGAAATCTTCAAGTCCTTTCATCAGCAGTACATATGGTGGCCCTTCTCATACTGCCTGTCTAATTGTCCCTCAAGCCGCTTCTGCTCCACTTGCAGCAGAGTCTGCAGATCTCACAATGGCCTCATTCAGCCCACAGAACTATAGTGGAAACAAGTTACTCTTGAGAAGACCAGCTTATGAAGGGGCAAAAGATTGGGGTAGAGTCAGTTCGGACACGCTGACAGTTTTACTGGGAGGTTATACTTAACTTTCAACAACATCATCCATGTTAATTCCACACCTGTCAGATGATGCATTCTACCAGGTCACTGAGTATCAAGAAATCTCATTGCATAACTACAATTGACATGAATGTCATAACCCTGTCCTAATCTGTGAAAACTGTAAACGAGTAGCCCATTCCATCTGTAATATATGTTCCCTGTCTGCTTAACACATTTCTGTCATATGTTTAATATCAACACTTGCATAACATGCAAAGGAAATCTGCATGAAATTTAGCAACCTATAAGACTGATGCACAAGAGGCACAATTGTGATCGGTGATAGTTTTAGATACATTCCCTACATATAGTACATAAAAATGTTGGACTTCACAGAAGAATTTCTAAATTATGGAACTTACAAAAGATGGCTACAGATATGAAGCAGAGTTGCAGGCTGCCCTGGTGATCAGAGTTGAAGGAGTTCTCATGCACCAGAACAAAAATATATTTGTTAGTTTGATTGTATAAGTAACAAATCAAATGTCCTTTTTACCCAAGAGTAAGGTATGACAtctaatagcgctttctcacggggcgacttgacgcaagatgtaaccagagtgaagtggtcgtggtctagcacgatatcacacgatataacggggggtagataaagagttcccacgggtactcggcatttctgttatttgtgggagtgacttgtccgtctcccgagctttcccgttaaatcttgaatgaacattgtgaatccccattcataaaagagaaggtaattgcgcgggagggttaataattgacaatctgctgctgcctgcccgctgagttaaaaagttcccacggtagactcacgatatacagtgtatcgtgagctttgcgtgggaactttttaactcagtgggcaggaagcagcagattgtcgctcccttcagtttcaccccacctacacccctctgcttcccggccatgtgtgtgaccccttccctcccctcttcagctccccgcccattgcaccggcgcgggggctttgcactgtcttcacgtcggcgatgccagcaggtcagtgccagtcaccggagacgtcaggaccaacgggacaccgacccccaggcccactgcaagcactgagatcccagagacccacagccagcagcagcgcagccccgttccaactccagaggaacatgctccccgtagggacagaagctgatggtgtgcaaggtacgtcttgttcttggggttgcggatgagggggcgcagctcgggctgtgacgtctccggccacccccctgtacaggagctgagactaggaactgtggggttgtttgcagttgcagagggagggggcaagggcggtacagttcatagtctcagctccagtccaggggggtggccggagacgttaggaccaacgggacaccgactgcaagcacggagatcccttgTCGCTTGCCAtttgtcgccgtagcagcccgtcggggagcggattcctctggagttggagggacagggagacacagcggcttttgagaatggtgggcaatcacttccaaagttctgcccacacagtcagtacacctctcctacacttgtctcccgcactaagatcatctcgcagagaatgatcccagcctaacagcatgttcattccagattactcaccttctgtcccctctgtccagcttccgggttcaccgttcgcaggagttcccacggtacacgcaagagttaatacggatatcgcactggccactacgtgcatataatgttgcaatcttcaaccacaagtgtacaagtcactcttggagaaattcaaacttgcttgaattttctcccgagtcaccaagttacacgagtacctgccgttagcgccacggtggtccacgaatgccgtacggttatcgcacggggttcccacgatgttcaactctggttaactcttgcgtcaagtcgccccgtgagaaagcgctttaaaaGAATAATAACACGCATGATCAAATCAAAATAGATATTGTTACGTATGT
This sequence is a window from Amblyraja radiata isolate CabotCenter1 chromosome 10, sAmbRad1.1.pri, whole genome shotgun sequence. Protein-coding genes within it:
- the pdc gene encoding phosducin; this translates as MEMSGSFIRCCTIVTSSVLGQMSCFCAIKLDVILWWSNVIVAGRSSVKTFTFLGPKGVINDWRKFKLESKDNETSSELLSQMASAYHSSSEDKDTRKKFSRKMSVQEYEMIQDVDDKTCLRKYRKQSMLEMYDQVNVGPQFGIFYELENGEQFLEVIEKELKNTMVMVNVYEDGVKGCESLINCLTCLALEYPTVKFCKIKASNTGARDRFSDHILPALLVYKAAELIGNFLHITEQLGEEFFAVDVETFLNEYGLLPGKEFSACENASDGSDVDIE